Proteins found in one candidate division KSB1 bacterium genomic segment:
- a CDS encoding TlpA family protein disulfide reductase, protein MSRLGKFSGLIALFGLGLGAVWAGALAASPSGASRPQETSSQLRAPDFELRGIDGKAYTLSAQRGKVVILNFWDTWCPPCKAEIPDFVELQKQYGRKGLQILGVAFARQGLDAVQSFVKSYKINYPVLLATPKVVEDYGGIEGIPTTFVIDQQGRIRQKYVGYRPREVWESVVRELLGK, encoded by the coding sequence ATGAGCCGTTTGGGAAAGTTTTCCGGGTTGATCGCGCTATTCGGTCTCGGGCTTGGCGCAGTATGGGCGGGGGCGCTGGCCGCCTCGCCTTCTGGAGCATCACGGCCGCAGGAGACGTCGAGCCAGTTGCGGGCGCCCGATTTTGAATTGCGTGGCATCGACGGCAAGGCCTATACCCTTTCGGCCCAGCGAGGTAAGGTCGTCATTCTGAACTTCTGGGATACCTGGTGTCCCCCTTGCAAGGCAGAAATCCCCGACTTTGTGGAGCTCCAGAAGCAGTATGGGCGGAAAGGCCTGCAGATCCTCGGCGTCGCGTTCGCACGCCAGGGTCTGGACGCCGTACAGTCCTTTGTGAAGAGCTACAAGATCAATTACCCGGTCTTGCTTGCGACTCCCAAGGTGGTAGAGGACTACGGCGGCATCGAAGGGATTCCCACCACATTCGTCATCGACCAGCAGGGCAGGATCCGCCAGAAGTACGTCGGCTATCGCCCTCGGGAGGTCTGGGAATCCGTCGTCCGTGAACTGCTCGGGAAATAA
- a CDS encoding DUF1858 domain-containing protein, whose product MSASRKSPPVGRQTTIEELVYRHPEIVPFLMEKGIRCLACGEPLWGTLESAARERGYSEAEIDALVAEIRDQLGDDEGAEKQ is encoded by the coding sequence TTGTCAGCCTCCAGGAAATCACCTCCCGTAGGTAGGCAGACCACGATCGAAGAGTTGGTTTACCGCCATCCCGAGATCGTCCCCTTCCTCATGGAGAAAGGGATACGGTGCCTTGCGTGCGGCGAACCCCTCTGGGGCACTCTGGAGAGTGCGGCGCGCGAGCGAGGATATAGCGAAGCCGAGATCGACGCCCTGGTGGCGGAAATCAGGGATCAATTGGGCGACGACGAAGGAGCCGAGAAGCAATGA
- a CDS encoding OsmC family protein, which yields MKVYLKQIEGLALAARADSGHWVTMDSSEEFGGQNAGSRPVELLLMALAGCTAMDVISILKKKRSPVTRFEMEVEGERTEEHPKVFTRIRLKYIVYGRGVKEADVQRAIELSIEKYCSVHAMLSRATEISTEFEIREPAAA from the coding sequence ATGAAAGTCTATCTGAAGCAGATCGAGGGTCTGGCTCTGGCGGCAAGAGCGGACTCGGGGCACTGGGTCACAATGGACAGCTCGGAAGAGTTCGGAGGTCAAAATGCCGGCAGCCGACCGGTGGAACTCTTGCTCATGGCTCTCGCCGGGTGCACGGCGATGGATGTGATCTCCATCCTGAAAAAGAAGCGTTCCCCCGTCACTCGCTTCGAGATGGAAGTGGAAGGGGAGCGCACGGAAGAGCATCCTAAGGTGTTCACCCGAATTCGCCTGAAGTACATCGTGTACGGACGTGGCGTCAAAGAAGCCGATGTCCAGCGGGCCATCGAGCTTTCCATTGAAAAGTACTGCTCGGTCCACGCGATGCTCAGCCGCGCGACCGAGATCAGCACGGAATTCGAGATTCGGGAGCCTGCTGCCGCTTGA